In Stomatohabitans albus, one genomic interval encodes:
- the hemE gene encoding uroporphyrinogen decarboxylase produces MQPPIIAQIKGQPSAHRPIWFMRQAGRSLPEYRDLRANIPMLDSCLNPEVAAEITCQPVRRHKVDAAVFFSDIMVPLKLAGIDVHIEPGVGPVLDKPILTMADVSALETHHLEGEEVITQGVQLVTEELGRPDGTAPYTPVIGFAGAPFTLAAYMVEGRPSRDHLAARTMMYADPVAWHALLDWCARISADFVRAQIAGGASIIQLFDSWAGSLGQANYVAHVVDHSATVLQAAHEAGVPTIHFGTGTNEFLPEMRDAGADVVGVDHRIALDEADRRLGHTVTLQGNIDPALLAAPWEVLEQHIREVLDAGSKAPGHIVNLAHGVPPTTDPDVLTRIVEFVHEVTTDEHTN; encoded by the coding sequence ATGCAACCACCGATTATCGCTCAAATTAAAGGCCAACCGTCTGCCCATCGACCAATCTGGTTTATGCGACAGGCAGGGCGGAGTTTGCCGGAATACCGTGATCTTCGAGCGAATATCCCGATGCTGGATTCATGTTTGAATCCAGAGGTTGCTGCAGAAATCACCTGTCAGCCGGTTCGCCGCCACAAGGTTGACGCGGCGGTATTTTTTTCTGACATTATGGTGCCGCTCAAACTTGCTGGTATCGATGTGCACATTGAACCTGGGGTTGGACCAGTCCTCGATAAACCCATCCTCACAATGGCTGATGTCTCGGCCTTAGAAACGCACCACCTTGAGGGTGAGGAGGTAATCACTCAAGGGGTTCAGCTGGTGACCGAGGAACTTGGTCGCCCTGACGGTACCGCTCCATACACCCCGGTTATTGGTTTTGCCGGCGCCCCCTTCACCTTGGCGGCATACATGGTTGAGGGTCGGCCAAGCCGTGACCACCTTGCGGCGCGAACAATGATGTATGCCGATCCGGTTGCTTGGCATGCCCTATTAGATTGGTGTGCTCGTATCAGCGCCGACTTCGTTCGAGCACAAATCGCTGGTGGAGCAAGCATTATCCAGCTCTTTGATTCTTGGGCCGGATCACTCGGCCAAGCCAACTATGTTGCCCATGTCGTTGATCACTCTGCTACGGTTCTCCAAGCTGCGCATGAAGCCGGTGTTCCGACTATTCACTTCGGTACGGGGACCAACGAGTTTCTCCCTGAAATGCGTGATGCCGGAGCCGATGTTGTGGGCGTTGATCATCGTATTGCATTGGATGAGGCGGACCGGCGCCTGGGGCACACTGTCACCCTTCAAGGCAATATCGATCCAGCGCTGCTGGCGGCACCATGGGAGGTGCTTGAACAGCACATTCGTGAGGTCCTTGATGCTGGTTCGAAAGCCCCTGGTCATATTGTGAACCTTGCCCACGGGGTACCCCCCACGACAGATCCTGATGTTTTGACCCGCATTGTTGAATTTGTTCACGAGGTGACAACTGATGAGCACACAAACTGA
- a CDS encoding N-acetylmuramoyl-L-alanine amidase: MISSPRFLSPVALFVALLCLVLTGCASTPAPIVTTTPSSSPSASTSTASWQGAPTPTPTPIATSSPSTHLQAPQSPDATTTSNHPVAPIPQSSEPKTIQPLQGLRVVLDPGHNGGNFSHTKDIAKQVPDGRGGTKNCNTTGTATSSGYRESTFNWEVSQRVKTYLEQRGAVVSLTRTSDDGVGPCVNERGAAGNGADVLVSIHANGSDNPNVRGWFILHSSAPLNHNQDNPSRLLAGHIAETLKNQGFPTNPSGPFSPRSDIATINHSGAPVVMLELLEMKNPDEAALAQSPAGQERYATAIADGIEHWAGDPRRNE; encoded by the coding sequence ATGATCTCGTCGCCTCGTTTTCTGTCGCCCGTTGCACTGTTCGTCGCCTTGTTGTGCCTTGTCCTCACCGGTTGTGCCTCGACACCAGCACCCATTGTGACTACCACACCGAGCAGCTCACCAAGTGCCTCAACATCAACAGCGAGTTGGCAAGGGGCACCAACACCGACTCCGACCCCAATCGCCACGTCTTCACCGAGTACGCATTTACAAGCTCCACAGTCACCCGATGCCACTACGACGAGCAATCATCCCGTCGCCCCAATCCCTCAATCAAGCGAACCAAAAACGATACAGCCCTTACAGGGGCTTCGGGTAGTCCTTGACCCTGGTCACAACGGCGGTAACTTCTCGCATACGAAGGACATTGCTAAACAAGTTCCTGATGGACGGGGTGGCACAAAGAATTGCAATACCACCGGCACTGCAACCTCGTCTGGCTATCGTGAAAGTACCTTTAATTGGGAAGTAAGCCAACGAGTCAAAACCTATCTCGAACAGCGGGGTGCAGTGGTTTCGTTAACCCGAACGAGTGATGACGGGGTAGGGCCGTGTGTGAATGAACGTGGTGCTGCTGGTAACGGGGCCGATGTCCTAGTCAGTATTCACGCGAACGGGAGTGACAACCCGAATGTGCGCGGCTGGTTCATTTTGCATTCGAGTGCCCCACTTAATCACAACCAAGACAACCCCTCACGACTGCTGGCCGGCCATATCGCTGAAACACTTAAAAACCAAGGTTTTCCAACGAATCCATCAGGCCCTTTTAGCCCACGCAGTGACATTGCCACGATTAACCACTCAGGCGCACCCGTGGTCATGCTAGAGCTATTAGAAATGAAGAACCCTGATGAAGCGGCGTTAGCCCAATCGCCAGCAGGCCAAGAACGCTACGCTACGGCCATCGCCGATGGTATTGAACATTGGGCAGGCGATCCTCGACGAAATGAATAG
- a CDS encoding protoporphyrinogen/coproporphyrinogen oxidase: MSTQTESADAVIIGGGIAGLTAAYSLVKAGLKPVVIEQRGSVGGLIIGGQVGPVTFDLGADSYASRSQVCAQLCEELGLAVAGPAGTSWLFSEENGATPLPFGSLGIPASLDDPDVAMVLSPKGLERARQDLTMGPEAGAEREGLDDLVRFRLGDEVADRLVAPIAGGIHSAHPRNLTADSVIPGLRAGLAREGSLIGAVAAIRGGGPKGNPVAQPVGGLFRLVEGLVSQILAGGGRIETHRIATALERGTNHTPWAVSTFRAERNPNPALPPLPGGEGTIVQTPRVIVATDGGQGLRLLDAIPELETQGWEVPQGVPIVHATLVVRAPGLNDAPRGSGMLVEANSLVSAKALTHSSQKWPWLGGACGPDIHAMRLSWGREGEPYPTVTEAIAVREAEILTGARIEEVLGSKVMHWGPSLPPLTPAHLARVAQLHEAAATLPGLAITGAWASGTGLAAVVPHGLKTGEQLV, encoded by the coding sequence ATGAGCACACAAACTGAATCTGCTGATGCCGTCATTATCGGCGGTGGTATCGCTGGTTTAACGGCCGCCTATTCGCTGGTGAAGGCCGGGTTGAAGCCTGTTGTTATAGAGCAACGTGGCAGTGTCGGTGGACTGATTATTGGTGGTCAGGTCGGGCCAGTAACATTTGATCTTGGTGCAGATTCGTATGCTTCTCGTTCACAGGTTTGTGCTCAGTTATGTGAGGAATTGGGCTTAGCCGTGGCTGGGCCAGCTGGAACAAGCTGGTTATTTAGCGAAGAGAATGGTGCGACCCCGCTACCTTTTGGATCACTAGGTATTCCAGCTTCATTGGATGACCCTGATGTTGCGATGGTGCTCTCTCCAAAAGGACTAGAACGCGCACGTCAAGATCTCACAATGGGCCCAGAGGCTGGTGCTGAACGAGAGGGCCTGGACGATCTTGTTCGTTTCCGGTTGGGTGATGAAGTGGCTGATCGCCTCGTTGCACCTATTGCGGGAGGGATTCACAGTGCACATCCACGGAATTTAACTGCAGATAGTGTCATTCCTGGTTTGCGAGCAGGCTTAGCGCGTGAAGGCAGTTTGATTGGCGCAGTTGCCGCGATACGGGGAGGGGGGCCGAAAGGTAATCCGGTCGCCCAACCCGTGGGCGGGTTGTTCCGACTAGTCGAAGGCCTTGTCTCGCAGATCCTTGCCGGTGGTGGGCGCATCGAAACCCATCGCATTGCGACTGCCCTAGAGCGTGGTACAAACCATACTCCATGGGCGGTCTCAACATTTAGAGCAGAACGCAATCCCAATCCAGCGCTTCCCCCGTTACCGGGTGGAGAAGGCACGATCGTCCAGACTCCTCGAGTTATTGTGGCAACTGATGGAGGGCAAGGGTTGCGGCTGTTAGATGCAATTCCTGAGCTTGAAACTCAAGGGTGGGAGGTTCCTCAAGGTGTGCCCATTGTGCATGCAACGTTAGTGGTTCGTGCTCCTGGGTTGAATGATGCGCCACGGGGTTCTGGCATGCTTGTTGAGGCAAATAGCCTGGTCAGCGCTAAAGCACTCACCCATTCTTCTCAAAAGTGGCCGTGGCTCGGTGGGGCATGTGGACCAGATATCCATGCCATGCGCTTGAGTTGGGGGAGGGAAGGTGAACCCTATCCCACGGTTACCGAAGCGATCGCGGTTCGAGAAGCTGAAATCTTGACCGGAGCAAGGATTGAAGAGGTATTGGGTTCCAAGGTCATGCATTGGGGGCCGAGTTTGCCGCCACTTACCCCTGCCCATTTAGCACGGGTTGCTCAGCTCCATGAGGCTGCGGCCACATTGCCAGGACTAGCGATCACTGGGGCGTGGGCCAGCGGAACCGGATTGGCTGCTGTGGTGCCCCATGGACTTAAAACGGGTGAACAGCTGGTCTAG
- the nucS gene encoding endonuclease NucS translates to MRVLVARCTVDYDGRLTAHLPEATRLLMVKADGCVAIHADGGAYKPLNWMVAPNTLTEEPASGEDAAKWVVTNPKGETLTIQLHDVISDTSYEFGEDPGLSKDGVEAHLQQLLANNPEALGEGYTLVRREFPTDIGPVDLLLRDAQGNAVAVEIKRRGEIDGVEQLTRYLERMKRDPMLNGLRGIFAAQIIKPQAKVLAASRDIQCIEVDYDELRGIDSGELKLF, encoded by the coding sequence ATGCGTGTATTGGTTGCTCGGTGCACCGTTGACTACGACGGTCGCCTCACGGCTCATTTACCTGAAGCAACTCGCCTATTAATGGTGAAAGCAGATGGTTGTGTGGCTATTCATGCTGATGGTGGTGCGTACAAACCGTTGAACTGGATGGTCGCGCCCAATACGTTGACCGAAGAACCAGCTAGTGGTGAAGATGCAGCGAAATGGGTAGTCACGAATCCAAAGGGTGAAACACTCACCATTCAGCTACACGACGTGATCAGTGACACAAGCTATGAATTTGGTGAGGACCCTGGACTAAGTAAGGATGGCGTCGAAGCTCATCTGCAACAGTTACTTGCGAATAATCCAGAGGCATTGGGCGAGGGATACACCCTTGTTCGCCGAGAGTTTCCAACCGATATCGGGCCGGTGGACTTGCTGTTGCGCGATGCCCAAGGCAATGCCGTAGCCGTGGAAATAAAACGCCGTGGAGAAATCGACGGGGTTGAACAGTTAACGCGATACCTCGAACGAATGAAACGCGACCCCATGCTCAATGGGTTACGCGGTATCTTTGCAGCCCAAATCATAAAACCACAGGCGAAAGTACTGGCTGCAAGTCGGGATATTCAGTGCATTGAAGTTGATTACGATGAATTGCGCGGCATTGACTCAGGAGAGTTAAAGCTGTTCTAA
- a CDS encoding glycoside hydrolase family 10 protein: MRMFPRLFIPILSSLIAIALTSCGFDESGISRTPKLPPASNLIRPAIHGLWVATTDPELDSPEGVTTLFDRAHNAGITDIYVQVNWRYATNWPSNTFLQVKADGRDVYEEVLTAGAERGMRVHAWMTVMLGGMADSPNELWKAHGLQAPEDQRWVTRSVDGRWSDFLDPGVPEVRKLAVEAASELAQKEPASVHLDFIRYPEDENRVPGSEWGYNPIALSRYYEETGKTEQPATDDPEWAKWKREQVTNIVRDIDAAVSPLPVSAAVVTWGQGPRSRAGFKGTSAWTDVMQDWPGWAEEGIVDQLVVMDYFDESSNRSYHASWAQFAGQLRSTYPNVQVLLGQGTWLNTTKDSLTQLARENDYVDGWALYANDKVPADLWPALPNATPEPTPSASPSRRAKSSPSPASSQ, from the coding sequence ATGCGCATGTTTCCCAGACTATTCATTCCGATACTCAGTTCGCTCATTGCTATTGCTTTAACAAGCTGTGGATTTGACGAGAGTGGCATTAGTCGAACTCCGAAACTGCCGCCAGCTAGCAACCTCATTCGGCCAGCTATTCATGGCCTGTGGGTGGCAACAACAGACCCTGAACTTGATTCTCCCGAAGGGGTTACCACGCTATTTGATCGCGCCCACAATGCGGGTATCACGGACATATATGTGCAAGTGAACTGGCGCTATGCCACGAACTGGCCAAGCAATACATTCTTGCAGGTAAAAGCCGATGGGCGTGATGTGTATGAAGAGGTGCTTACGGCCGGAGCTGAGCGTGGAATGCGCGTACATGCCTGGATGACCGTCATGTTAGGCGGTATGGCCGATAGCCCAAATGAATTGTGGAAGGCCCACGGCCTCCAAGCACCAGAGGATCAGCGCTGGGTCACGCGCAGCGTAGATGGCCGGTGGAGCGACTTTTTAGATCCCGGAGTTCCCGAAGTACGTAAGCTCGCGGTAGAGGCGGCGAGTGAATTAGCCCAAAAAGAACCTGCCAGCGTTCACCTTGATTTCATTCGGTATCCCGAAGACGAGAACCGTGTACCAGGAAGTGAATGGGGTTATAACCCGATCGCATTATCTCGCTATTACGAAGAGACCGGGAAAACAGAACAACCGGCCACCGATGACCCCGAATGGGCGAAATGGAAGCGAGAACAAGTCACCAATATCGTGCGTGACATAGATGCCGCCGTAAGCCCACTGCCAGTGAGCGCTGCGGTAGTCACCTGGGGCCAAGGGCCGCGGTCACGAGCAGGGTTTAAGGGAACAAGTGCGTGGACCGATGTGATGCAAGATTGGCCAGGCTGGGCTGAAGAAGGCATTGTCGATCAGCTTGTGGTTATGGACTATTTCGATGAATCCAGTAATCGTTCGTACCACGCATCGTGGGCGCAGTTCGCTGGCCAACTGCGCTCAACCTACCCCAACGTCCAAGTGCTCCTCGGGCAGGGGACTTGGCTAAATACCACCAAAGATTCACTGACCCAACTCGCTCGTGAGAACGATTATGTAGATGGGTGGGCGTTATATGCGAATGACAAGGTACCTGCTGACTTGTGGCCTGCTTTACCCAACGCGACTCCCGAACCAACACCATCAGCATCGCCGTCTCGCAGGGCTAAATCATCACCGTCACCTGCATCTAGTCAGTAG
- a CDS encoding ferrochelatase codes for MTDPLEPFDAILLLSYGGPRGHEDVLPFMRNATRGRNVPDSRLEMVSVHYKKFDGVSPINARMDELIEGLSMALRAKGSTRPVLLGNRNWTPFMVDTLREAHAQGLRHFLIMPTAAYSSYSGCRQYREDVAEAVETLRQEGIDGFRFSRVPAYYHLDGLIRTNAQAVIEAVREASAASTPEGGEDDETPTVIFITHSIPLDMNEASGPQGQTNVYEAQHAEHYAAVMANVEELHGGPVPWTFGYSSRSGPPHQPWQEPDIVDMLEDMYADGIRRVVICPAGYLFDHMEVVYDLDTEAAEAAAELGMVYKRTRTAGVHPFFMNDLADWVLQAATIADTSCSPQCCKSAPTAEMLPAVCGQD; via the coding sequence ATGACTGACCCGCTTGAACCGTTTGACGCCATCTTGCTCCTCAGTTACGGCGGACCGCGCGGACACGAAGATGTGCTGCCCTTTATGCGTAATGCCACTCGTGGTCGAAATGTTCCAGATTCTCGACTGGAGATGGTTAGTGTCCACTATAAGAAATTTGATGGAGTAAGCCCGATTAATGCACGCATGGATGAACTTATTGAGGGGTTGTCCATGGCACTGCGTGCAAAAGGGTCTACGCGTCCGGTTTTGCTCGGTAACCGAAATTGGACGCCCTTTATGGTTGACACATTGCGTGAAGCCCATGCACAAGGGCTGCGGCATTTCCTCATCATGCCTACAGCTGCGTATTCCTCCTATTCCGGGTGCCGCCAATACCGCGAGGATGTTGCCGAAGCGGTGGAGACCTTGCGGCAAGAAGGTATCGACGGGTTCCGCTTTAGTCGCGTTCCTGCGTATTACCACTTAGATGGGTTGATACGAACGAATGCGCAAGCCGTTATCGAAGCGGTACGTGAAGCAAGCGCCGCTTCAACCCCTGAGGGTGGTGAAGATGATGAAACACCAACCGTCATTTTTATCACCCACTCAATTCCACTCGATATGAATGAGGCCAGTGGCCCGCAAGGGCAAACCAATGTCTACGAGGCCCAACATGCTGAGCACTATGCCGCAGTAATGGCCAACGTTGAAGAACTCCACGGCGGCCCCGTGCCATGGACCTTTGGGTACAGCTCACGTTCTGGCCCACCACACCAGCCTTGGCAAGAGCCCGATATTGTTGACATGCTTGAGGACATGTATGCCGATGGGATTCGCCGGGTGGTGATCTGCCCAGCAGGGTATCTCTTTGACCATATGGAAGTGGTCTACGACCTGGATACTGAGGCAGCCGAAGCTGCCGCTGAGCTGGGTATGGTGTACAAGCGCACCCGAACCGCCGGCGTGCACCCATTCTTTATGAATGATTTAGCCGATTGGGTGCTGCAGGCTGCCACAATAGCGGATACAAGCTGCTCACCCCAGTGTTGTAAATCCGCACCCACCGCAGAGATGCTTCCAGCAGTATGTGGCCAGGATTAA
- the nadE gene encoding ammonia-dependent NAD(+) synthetase translates to MQAEIIRELGVKPTINPEAEIRHRVDFLKDYLLSARAHGFVLGISGGQDSSLAGRLAQLAVEELRTAGHAATFVAMRLPYGVQVDEADAQLALSFINADQVVTIDIGPATDAIAHSFATIDQPLGDFNKGNVKARMRMVAQYAMAGEHGYLVIGTDHAAEAVTGFFTKFGDGAADVMPLAGLTKSQGAQLLMALGAPEELWQKVPTADLLDGQPGRPDEEELGLTYHDIDTYLTGGTIGEAARVNLEQKFRSSAHKRTTPPGPQTVGSHHTKA, encoded by the coding sequence ATGCAAGCTGAGATTATTCGTGAACTCGGAGTTAAGCCCACTATCAACCCAGAAGCTGAGATTCGTCACCGTGTGGATTTTTTAAAGGATTACCTCTTGTCCGCACGGGCACACGGGTTTGTCTTAGGGATTAGTGGTGGCCAAGATTCTTCCCTCGCCGGTCGCCTAGCCCAACTTGCCGTAGAAGAACTACGAACTGCAGGGCATGCGGCGACCTTTGTGGCTATGCGCTTGCCCTATGGCGTTCAAGTCGATGAAGCCGATGCCCAACTCGCCTTATCGTTTATCAACGCTGACCAAGTTGTCACGATTGATATCGGTCCAGCAACTGACGCAATCGCCCATAGTTTTGCGACTATCGACCAACCCTTAGGTGATTTCAATAAGGGCAATGTGAAGGCACGTATGCGTATGGTCGCCCAATACGCAATGGCGGGCGAGCATGGGTACCTCGTGATCGGTACCGACCATGCTGCCGAAGCGGTGACAGGCTTTTTTACAAAGTTTGGTGATGGGGCAGCCGATGTGATGCCGCTAGCCGGGCTAACGAAATCCCAAGGTGCTCAGCTCTTAATGGCACTCGGTGCTCCAGAAGAATTGTGGCAAAAAGTACCAACTGCAGACTTGCTAGATGGCCAACCAGGTCGACCCGATGAAGAAGAACTCGGGCTCACCTATCACGATATTGATACCTATTTGACCGGTGGCACGATCGGTGAAGCCGCACGAGTCAATCTCGAACAAAAGTTCCGGAGTTCGGCCCATAAACGCACAACACCACCTGGACCTCAAACGGTGGGGTCTCATCACACAAAGGCATAA
- a CDS encoding nuclease-related domain-containing DEAD/DEAH box helicase — MAELIPSAIDSNAPPGERAIFEALQGANGTDHWVVFHSLNLARHKTQRQGEIDFVILIPGEGIVVLEVKSHERIARRSDGKWEFNGKLAERSPFKQADNNKWTLMSYLKSFVDTSGIPFAHVVWFTGAPFKTNAPHSIEFEDWQVLDIDDLRSGVPGAIARVLRHSREHDRRANARVKQGGLTPDVVEEIKQHLVGSFDIARSVRDIRNEQKAQMLRLLDEQYEIIDALDDNMRVMIDGAAGTGKSFLAVEATRRIVKEGKSCLLVCYNVLLGKRLQALTAGLRHATVGPLLDLVVDQTGIQVPAPEASVLERSTFWNESLPLQAIEMYRTISEEERFDAIIIDEAQDLIRPVFLDLFDVMVKGGLAGGNVWLFGDFTRQLVYVNDDIEGLIRERMPDVTKFKLTKNCRNSPIIGQAATEMSLVDGGVRSYLRADEGPGPNHVTLATDEQAQLTLGISISELFKRGYTPKDIVILSHRRNGSLVERAVEVVPELLDWVVPYEVGDPAGEKIRFTTIQSFKGMESPAVILTDVFDPDKQVDDRHGADINALKYIGMTRALFDLITITVDPDANAGDAKRT; from the coding sequence GTGGCTGAATTAATTCCGAGCGCGATTGACTCGAACGCTCCACCTGGTGAACGCGCCATTTTTGAAGCTCTCCAAGGAGCTAACGGGACAGACCATTGGGTCGTGTTTCACTCATTAAACCTTGCTCGCCACAAGACGCAGCGTCAAGGAGAGATTGATTTTGTCATTCTTATTCCTGGTGAGGGCATTGTGGTGCTTGAGGTGAAGTCTCACGAGCGCATTGCCCGTCGTAGCGATGGCAAGTGGGAGTTCAATGGGAAACTCGCCGAGCGTTCACCCTTTAAACAAGCCGACAACAATAAGTGGACATTAATGTCCTATCTCAAGTCGTTTGTTGACACCAGTGGGATTCCTTTTGCCCATGTGGTGTGGTTCACAGGAGCACCGTTTAAGACGAATGCACCCCATTCCATTGAATTCGAGGACTGGCAAGTTCTCGATATTGATGACCTTCGTTCGGGCGTTCCTGGCGCCATCGCGCGTGTCTTGCGTCACTCACGTGAACATGATCGTCGTGCCAACGCTCGTGTCAAGCAAGGCGGTTTAACCCCAGACGTTGTTGAGGAAATCAAACAACATCTCGTCGGCTCATTCGATATTGCGCGTTCGGTACGTGATATTCGCAATGAGCAAAAAGCACAAATGTTGCGTCTCCTTGATGAGCAGTATGAGATTATTGATGCACTTGACGACAACATGCGTGTGATGATAGATGGTGCTGCCGGAACGGGTAAGTCCTTCCTCGCGGTTGAAGCCACACGACGCATTGTTAAAGAGGGAAAGTCGTGTTTACTAGTTTGCTACAACGTGCTCTTGGGTAAACGGTTGCAAGCGCTCACAGCCGGGTTACGGCATGCAACAGTTGGACCATTGCTTGATTTGGTTGTTGATCAAACGGGGATTCAAGTACCTGCACCCGAAGCCAGTGTGTTGGAACGCTCAACCTTTTGGAACGAATCATTGCCCCTCCAAGCAATCGAGATGTATCGCACCATTTCTGAAGAAGAACGCTTTGATGCCATCATCATTGATGAAGCCCAAGATCTCATTCGTCCCGTATTTTTGGACCTCTTCGATGTCATGGTCAAAGGTGGGCTCGCCGGTGGGAACGTCTGGCTATTCGGTGATTTCACCCGTCAATTGGTGTATGTCAATGATGATATAGAGGGGCTTATCCGTGAACGTATGCCCGATGTCACCAAGTTTAAGCTGACAAAGAATTGCCGTAATTCGCCGATCATTGGACAAGCTGCAACCGAGATGAGTTTGGTCGACGGTGGTGTGCGCTCGTACTTACGTGCTGATGAGGGACCGGGGCCAAATCATGTCACTTTAGCGACAGATGAACAGGCACAACTGACCTTAGGGATAAGTATCTCTGAGCTCTTTAAGCGTGGATATACGCCCAAAGACATTGTTATTTTGAGTCACCGACGTAATGGTTCGCTTGTGGAACGGGCAGTTGAAGTGGTGCCAGAACTATTGGATTGGGTCGTACCCTACGAAGTTGGGGACCCTGCTGGTGAGAAGATTCGGTTTACTACCATTCAGTCCTTTAAGGGAATGGAGTCACCGGCAGTCATTTTGACGGACGTGTTTGATCCCGATAAACAAGTTGATGACCGGCATGGGGCCGACATTAATGCGTTGAAATATATCGGGATGACACGGGCGCTCTTTGATTTGATAACGATCACGGTTGATCCCGATGCCAATGCAGGAGATGCCAAACGAACATAG
- a CDS encoding chlorite dismutase family protein, whose translation MPPHHGNDADHKAPVSTHGGNDHPHAHGRHGAGAHSASHGHTMPGAPEPVADPKPGQGHFGQGYGQDPDKLDPRDRIVDREVVNATPHYSLHAVFKTVLPFPKDEQSQRSDVEQLLSALDATGVEIRGWYDVSGFRADADLLFWGLADSTDTLQAANQAILNSELGVNLERVWNVMSGHMVAEFSPYHLPACFDGVGPRDYAAVYPFNRSFDWYWLQAEKRQDMLKRHGMNGLNHLDVKISTLAAFAISDYEWSITLEHDDVARLMSVLRTQRAVEARVYTREDTPMFAGKRMELIDWVKRQPAEEY comes from the coding sequence ATGCCACCCCATCACGGTAATGATGCCGACCACAAGGCACCCGTTTCTACACACGGTGGAAACGACCATCCACATGCTCATGGGCGCCACGGGGCGGGAGCACATTCGGCAAGCCATGGGCATACCATGCCTGGTGCACCCGAACCAGTTGCTGATCCCAAACCTGGCCAGGGTCACTTTGGGCAGGGTTATGGCCAAGACCCGGACAAGTTAGATCCTCGTGATCGTATCGTTGACCGTGAGGTTGTAAACGCCACACCCCATTACAGCTTGCACGCAGTCTTTAAGACCGTACTCCCCTTTCCAAAGGATGAACAAAGTCAGCGCTCCGATGTTGAGCAGCTACTTTCCGCACTCGATGCAACCGGTGTGGAAATTCGTGGCTGGTATGACGTGAGTGGTTTCCGTGCCGATGCTGACTTGTTGTTCTGGGGACTTGCTGATTCAACGGATACATTGCAAGCCGCTAACCAGGCCATCTTGAACTCAGAACTTGGGGTGAACCTGGAACGGGTTTGGAATGTGATGAGCGGCCATATGGTGGCTGAGTTCAGTCCTTACCACCTCCCAGCCTGTTTTGATGGCGTTGGCCCGAGAGACTACGCTGCCGTCTACCCCTTTAATCGGTCCTTTGACTGGTATTGGCTCCAAGCCGAAAAACGCCAAGACATGCTGAAGCGTCACGGGATGAATGGACTGAATCACTTGGATGTGAAGATTTCTACCCTGGCTGCCTTTGCAATCAGCGACTACGAATGGTCGATTACCCTTGAACATGATGATGTCGCGCGGTTGATGAGTGTATTGCGTACTCAACGCGCAGTTGAAGCCCGGGTATACACCCGTGAAGACACTCCGATGTTTGCCGGTAAGCGCATGGAATTAATTGATTGGGTTAAACGCCAGCCTGCTGAAGAATATTAA